In a genomic window of Mercenaria mercenaria strain notata chromosome 19, MADL_Memer_1, whole genome shotgun sequence:
- the LOC123542329 gene encoding CUB and sushi domain-containing protein 3-like produces the protein MDNFIVNVLFLTVSVCHLDILVICAASKENFQIKKTHLNKRLIPYTFLEVTVPSHHDCARECFLFGGECKAVNFNRKRKTCELKYKGSNAVDVSEFDQDGEYIFTDITEWPKSMLGGCAAHNCQNHQLCLSLGHSDFQCVDKENCGPAPTIDHGTVSAPITTDGAAATYSCNFGYEIVDDVTTRRCKAGTWTAETIVCALKDCGPLADVTYGTVSAPVTTHGASATYSCQYGYSVTSEDTTRTCVDGIWSGVQPTCTIKDCGPLADVTYGTVSAPVTTHEATATYSCQYGYSVTSGDTTRTCADGIWSGVQPTCTLKDCGPLAEVTYGTVSAPVTTHEASATYSCQYGYSVSSGDTTRTCVDGVWSGVQPTCTIKDCGYLPGITDGSVHTPVTTHGAEAVYDCDFGYQITSGKSTRTCDDGTWSGAEAVCTPIRNVNVFSI, from the exons atggaCAATTTCATTGTCAATGTTCTATTTTTGACGGTTTCAGTGTGCCATTTGGACATTTTAGTAATTTGTGCTGCAagtaaagaaaattttcaaattaagaaGACACACTTAAACAAACGTCTGATACCCTATACATTTCTTGAGGTAACTGTTCCCAGTCACCACGACTGCGCACGTGAATGTTTTCTTTTTGGGGGAGAATGTAAGGCAGTTAACTTCAACAGGAAACGCAAAACTTGTGAATTGAAATATAAAGGAAGCAATGCGGTAGATGTTTCAGAGTTCGACCAGGATGGAGAGTACATTTTCACTGATATTACAGAATGGCCAAAG TCAATGCTGGGTGGTTGCGCAGCTCACAATTGCCAGAACCATCAACTTTGCCTGTCACTAGGACACAGTGACTTTCAATGCGTGGACAAGG AAAATTGTGGACCAGCGCCGACTATTGACCATGGAACCGTGTCAGCACCAATAACTACAGATGGAGCAGCAGCAACGTACTCATGTAACTTTGGCTACGAAATTGTTGATGACGTCACAACAAGAAGATGTAAAGCAGGAACGTGGACTGCGGAAACAATAGTGTGTGCTTTGAAAG ACTGTGGACCTCTGGCCGATGTAACATATGGAACAGTTTCAGCCCCAGTTACAACACATGGAGCCTCGGCGACGTATTCATGTCAATACGGATATAGTGTTACGTCAGAAGATACTACAAGAACCTGTGTAGATGGTATATGGAGTGGTGTACAGCCAACTTGTACTATCAAAG ATTGTGGTCCTCTGGCCGATGTAACATATGGAACAGTTTCAGCACCAGTTACAACACATGAAGCCACGGCGACGTATTCGTGTCAATATGGTTACAGTGTTACATCAGGAGATACTACAAGAACCTGTGCGGATGGTATATGGAGTGGTGTACAGCCAACTTGTACTCTCAAAG ACTGTGGACCTCTGGCAGAAGTAACATATGGAACAGTTTCAGCGCCTGTTACAACACATGAAGCTTCGGCGACGTATTCATGTCAATATGGATATAGTGTTTCATCAGGAGATACTACAAGAACATGTGTGGATGGTGTATGGAGTGGTGTACAGCCAACCTGTACTATCAAAG ATTGTGGTTACCTACCAGGTATCACAGATGGCTCAGTACATACACCAGTAACAACACATGGAGCTGAGGCAGTATATGATTGTGATTTTGGATATCAAATCACTTCTGGAAAGTCTACAAGAACATGTGATGATGGGACATGGAGCGGAGCCGAGGCTGTTTGTACACCGATACGTAATGTTAATGTTTTTTCCATTTAA